In one Pseudomonadales bacterium genomic region, the following are encoded:
- a CDS encoding U32 family peptidase — translation MKFSLGPNLYFWPRHQIEDFYNQAKNASADIVYLGETVCSKRREISLDQWLELGRELSSAGKQVVLSTLTLLEAASELSQLKRYCDNGEFMIEANDLGAVQLMSERKLPFVVGPAINCYNVQTLNILLRQGMQRWVMPVELSGDWLKRLLGECEDQGIRDQFEVEVFAYGHLPLAYSARCFTARSENRPKDQCELCCINYPQGRTVKSQEGQKVFVLNGIQTQSGYCYNLINEVLKMQGLVNVIRISPESVETLEVVEKFRAALTTAPEVALDPDLECNGFWNRIEGMAIADSGHKHATQGEI, via the coding sequence ATGAAGTTTTCCCTTGGCCCTAACCTTTACTTCTGGCCCCGCCACCAGATTGAAGATTTTTACAATCAGGCCAAAAACGCCAGTGCCGATATTGTTTATTTGGGCGAAACGGTGTGCTCAAAAAGACGCGAGATCAGCCTTGATCAATGGCTTGAATTGGGAAGGGAATTGTCATCCGCGGGCAAACAGGTGGTGCTGTCTACGTTGACACTGCTGGAGGCCGCTTCGGAGCTGTCGCAACTGAAACGCTACTGCGATAACGGCGAGTTTATGATTGAAGCCAATGATCTGGGTGCGGTGCAGTTAATGAGCGAACGAAAACTGCCGTTTGTGGTGGGCCCAGCAATCAATTGTTACAACGTGCAAACGCTAAATATTCTGTTGCGTCAGGGAATGCAACGCTGGGTAATGCCTGTGGAGCTGTCAGGTGATTGGCTGAAGCGCTTGCTCGGTGAATGCGAAGATCAGGGCATTCGCGATCAGTTTGAAGTAGAAGTCTTTGCCTATGGCCATTTGCCGTTGGCTTATTCTGCCCGCTGCTTTACCGCGAGATCCGAAAACCGCCCAAAAGATCAGTGCGAGCTTTGCTGTATCAATTATCCGCAGGGCCGCACAGTAAAAAGTCAGGAAGGGCAAAAGGTGTTTGTGCTGAACGGTATTCAGACCCAGTCAGGCTATTGTTATAACCTGATTAACGAAGTACTGAAAATGCAGGGGTTGGTGAATGTCATCAGAATCAGTCCGGAATCTGTTGAAACACTTGAAGTGGTTGAAAAATTCAGAGCTGCGCTGACAACAGCGCCTGAAGTGGCACTGGACCCGGATCTGGAATGCAATGGATTTTGGAACCGCATTGAAGGTATGGCTATCGCTGATTCCGGGCATAAGCATGCCACGCAAGGCGAGATTTGA
- a CDS encoding U32 family peptidase, whose amino-acid sequence MELLCPAGNLPALQVAIDSGADAVYLGMKDDTNARHFPGLNFSSRKLEKAVQYAHDRGKKIHLAVNTFAHPGGWNRWKSAIDTAAGCGVDALIISDIAVLDYAANRYPDIERHVSVQASTTNLKAIEFFSSNFAVQRVVLPRVLSMKQVKYLAKNTDVDLEVFAFGSLCIMAEGRCYLSSYMTGESPNTVGACSPAQFVRWEETERGLESRLNDVLIDCYSKDEKAGYPTLCKGRFEVDGQTYHALEEPTSLNTLELIPELAECGVVSVKIEGRQRSPAYVEQVAKTWRAALDAYRSNPGSFATRDSWMTTLGNLSEGSQTTLGAYHRQWQ is encoded by the coding sequence ATGGAACTCCTTTGTCCGGCAGGTAATCTTCCTGCCTTGCAGGTCGCCATCGATAGTGGTGCCGACGCCGTTTATCTCGGCATGAAAGATGACACCAATGCCCGCCATTTTCCCGGCTTGAACTTCAGCAGTCGAAAGTTGGAGAAAGCTGTGCAGTACGCCCATGATCGCGGTAAAAAAATTCATCTGGCGGTAAATACCTTCGCTCACCCCGGTGGTTGGAACCGATGGAAAAGTGCTATTGATACAGCGGCGGGTTGCGGTGTGGATGCGCTGATTATCTCTGACATAGCGGTGCTTGATTACGCCGCGAACCGATACCCGGATATCGAACGCCATGTGTCGGTACAAGCCTCGACGACCAACCTCAAAGCCATTGAATTTTTCAGTAGTAACTTTGCCGTTCAACGCGTGGTATTGCCACGCGTGCTTTCCATGAAACAGGTGAAATATCTGGCGAAAAATACCGACGTAGATCTGGAGGTTTTCGCTTTTGGCAGTTTGTGCATTATGGCAGAAGGCCGTTGTTATCTCTCATCCTATATGACCGGCGAATCGCCAAATACCGTGGGTGCCTGTTCGCCAGCCCAGTTTGTGCGCTGGGAGGAAACCGAGCGTGGTTTGGAATCGCGATTAAACGATGTGTTGATTGACTGTTACAGCAAAGATGAGAAGGCGGGATACCCAACCTTGTGCAAGGGGCGGTTTGAGGTGGATGGGCAGACCTATCATGCCTTGGAGGAACCAACCAGCTTAAATACGCTGGAGTTGATTCCCGAGCTGGCAGAATGTGGCGTGGTGTCAGTGAAAATCGAAGGGCGGCAGCGCTCGCCAGCGTACGTCGAGCAGGTTGCCAAAACCTGGCGTGCGGCGCTGGATGCGTACCGCTCAAACCCTGGCAGTTTCGCGACCAGGGATTCATGGATGACCACATTGGGCAACCTTTCCGAAGGCAGTCAGACAACACTGGGTGCCTATCATCGACAGTGGCAATAA
- a CDS encoding SCP2 sterol-binding domain-containing protein → MVLARPLVNNAARMFSLPAKLVPFTAHKAVLDHVLHTLFAEALADGDFEFLEGYWLELEVRDMGQRWYFTNVRNKLMIRKQRCGSDVRFSANLNDLVLIAARKADPDTLFFQRRLRIEGDTELGLEIKNLIDGIDLNALPLLLNKLMGQCAEMIHQVELEQQEQP, encoded by the coding sequence ATGGTGTTAGCCCGTCCGTTGGTCAACAACGCCGCCCGCATGTTCAGCCTGCCAGCCAAACTAGTGCCATTCACTGCGCACAAAGCCGTACTCGACCATGTACTACACACGCTGTTTGCCGAAGCCCTGGCTGACGGGGATTTTGAGTTTCTTGAAGGATACTGGCTGGAGCTGGAGGTTCGGGATATGGGCCAAAGGTGGTATTTCACCAACGTGAGAAACAAGCTGATGATTCGAAAACAACGCTGCGGCAGCGATGTGCGGTTTTCGGCAAACCTCAACGATCTGGTGCTTATCGCCGCGCGTAAAGCCGACCCCGACACGCTGTTTTTTCAGCGTCGTTTGCGGATTGAGGGCGATACCGAACTGGGGCTGGAAATCAAAAACCTGATCGACGGTATCGATCTGAACGCTTTGCCGCTATTACTCAACAAGCTCATGGGACAATGCGCCGAAATGATTCATCAGGTTGAACTTGAGCAACAAGAACAGCCATAG
- the apbC gene encoding iron-sulfur cluster carrier protein ApbC: MSESQMINTLANVKHIVAVASGKGGVGKSTTAINLALALAKTGAAVGILDADIYGPSVQMMLGVAPDTKPQVENGSYFRPIEAHGLKSMSMGYLASDQTPMVWRGPMAGSALVQMLTQTLWGELDYLVVDMPPGTGDIQLSLSQKANLSGAVIVTTPQDIALLDARKGIEMFAKVNVPIIGIVENMATHTCSSCGHEEHVFGEGGGDKVAKEYKTTLLGSLPLKRAIREQVGSGSPSVVADPDSAESQRYLEIAQRVAAVLEHAGGNQMPQIEIS, from the coding sequence ATGTCAGAGTCTCAAATGATTAACACATTGGCCAATGTTAAACATATTGTTGCGGTCGCCTCGGGTAAAGGTGGTGTCGGCAAATCAACAACGGCCATAAACCTGGCGCTGGCGCTGGCCAAAACCGGTGCAGCTGTGGGTATTCTCGATGCAGATATTTATGGCCCCAGCGTGCAGATGATGCTGGGGGTTGCCCCCGATACCAAGCCACAAGTTGAGAATGGCAGTTATTTTCGACCTATTGAAGCGCACGGTTTGAAATCCATGTCGATGGGCTATCTTGCCAGCGATCAAACGCCGATGGTTTGGCGAGGCCCCATGGCAGGCAGCGCTTTGGTGCAAATGTTAACGCAAACCCTGTGGGGCGAATTGGACTATCTGGTGGTGGATATGCCGCCAGGTACCGGCGATATTCAACTGAGCTTGTCGCAAAAAGCGAACCTTTCCGGTGCTGTCATTGTTACCACTCCGCAGGATATCGCGCTGCTGGATGCCCGTAAGGGGATTGAGATGTTTGCCAAGGTGAATGTTCCCATCATTGGCATTGTGGAGAATATGGCGACCCATACGTGCAGTAGCTGTGGTCATGAAGAGCATGTGTTTGGCGAGGGTGGTGGTGATAAGGTGGCAAAAGAGTACAAAACCACCTTGCTGGGTTCCCTGCCCTTAAAACGCGCCATTCGCGAGCAGGTGGGTAGTGGTTCACCGTCGGTTGTTGCCGACCCGGACTCCGCAGAAAGCCAGCGTTATTTGGAAATTGCCCAACGGGTGGCAGCGGTGTTGGAGCACGCTGGTGGCAATCAGATGCCACAGATAGAAATTAGCTAG
- the metG gene encoding methionine--tRNA ligase yields the protein MSETRKILVTNALPYANAALHLGHMLEYTQTDIWVRFQRMRGNECYYMSADDAHGTAIMLRADEKGISPEEHIAAMKTIHEDDFRDFMISVDNYHSTHSEENRELSALIYNKLVANDHIAKREITQAYDPEKNLFLADRYIKGTCPKCKAEDQYGDNCEACGATYSPTDLINPVSAISGATPVEKESTHYFFKLPEFTDFLKTWTRAGHIQPEIANKLSEWLDTGLQEWDISRDAPYFGFEIPDAPGKYFYVWLDAPIGYMASFKNFCDREGVDFDSYWSKDSTAEVYHFIGKDIVNFHALFWPAMLESADFRTPTKVCVHGFVTVNGKKMSKSRGTFINTRTYLDHLEPEYLRYYYASKLSRTVEDIDLNLEDFIQKVNSDLVGKVVNIASRCAGFVKKLNDGMLAEQIAEPELWQRFIDAEQSIADHYENLEFAKAMREIMALADAANEYIAAKEPWKLAKEEGKQTEVIDVCSLGINMFRALIRFLKPVLPAMTEKAELFLNDSLDWTAPLQPLLNHKIENFKPLMQRIEPDKVAAMIEASKEETAASTQSASAPASGPLADEPIADEIGFDDFIKVDLRVAKIISAAHVDGADKLLQLTLDLGGETRNVFSGIKSSYQPEDLEGRLTVMVANLAPRKMRFGMSEGMVLAAGDDEGIYLLSPDSGAEPGQRVT from the coding sequence ATGTCCGAAACGCGCAAAATTCTTGTTACCAACGCACTCCCCTATGCCAATGCCGCTCTGCACCTTGGCCATATGCTGGAATACACCCAAACCGATATCTGGGTGCGCTTTCAGAGAATGCGCGGCAACGAATGTTACTACATGAGCGCCGACGATGCTCACGGCACAGCTATTATGCTGCGCGCGGACGAAAAAGGCATCAGCCCGGAAGAACATATTGCCGCCATGAAAACGATCCACGAGGACGATTTTCGCGATTTCATGATCAGTGTGGACAACTATCACTCCACTCATTCCGAGGAGAACCGCGAGCTCTCCGCGCTAATCTACAACAAACTGGTCGCCAATGATCACATTGCAAAACGAGAAATTACCCAGGCCTATGACCCTGAAAAAAATCTGTTCCTGGCAGATCGCTACATCAAAGGCACCTGTCCTAAATGTAAAGCTGAAGATCAATACGGCGACAACTGCGAAGCCTGCGGTGCCACCTACTCGCCCACCGATCTGATCAACCCGGTTTCAGCTATTTCCGGTGCGACGCCTGTCGAAAAAGAATCGACCCATTACTTTTTCAAGTTGCCGGAATTCACCGACTTTTTAAAAACCTGGACCCGCGCTGGCCATATACAACCCGAAATAGCGAACAAACTCAGTGAATGGCTAGATACCGGCTTGCAGGAATGGGACATCAGCCGCGACGCGCCCTACTTCGGCTTTGAAATTCCCGATGCCCCGGGCAAATATTTCTACGTGTGGCTCGACGCACCCATTGGCTACATGGCCAGCTTTAAAAACTTTTGCGACCGTGAAGGCGTTGATTTCGACAGTTACTGGAGCAAAGACAGCACCGCCGAGGTGTATCACTTTATCGGCAAGGACATTGTTAATTTCCATGCCCTGTTCTGGCCTGCCATGCTGGAAAGCGCGGATTTCCGCACCCCAACCAAAGTATGCGTACACGGTTTTGTCACGGTAAACGGCAAAAAAATGTCAAAATCCCGCGGCACCTTTATCAACACCCGCACGTATCTCGATCACCTGGAACCAGAGTATTTACGGTATTACTACGCCTCAAAGCTTTCCAGAACGGTTGAAGATATCGATCTGAACCTGGAAGACTTTATTCAAAAAGTAAATTCCGACCTGGTGGGAAAAGTAGTCAACATCGCCAGCCGCTGTGCCGGGTTTGTAAAGAAACTCAATGACGGCATGCTGGCAGAACAAATTGCCGAACCTGAACTCTGGCAACGGTTTATCGATGCAGAGCAAAGCATTGCAGACCATTATGAAAATCTGGAATTTGCCAAAGCCATGCGGGAGATTATGGCGTTGGCCGATGCCGCAAACGAATACATCGCCGCCAAAGAACCCTGGAAACTGGCCAAAGAAGAAGGCAAGCAAACGGAAGTGATTGACGTTTGCTCTCTGGGCATCAACATGTTCCGCGCACTGATTCGCTTCCTGAAGCCCGTACTCCCGGCCATGACAGAGAAAGCCGAACTGTTTCTGAATGACAGCCTTGACTGGACTGCACCGCTACAGCCTCTGTTGAACCATAAAATTGAGAATTTCAAACCGCTAATGCAGCGTATCGAACCGGACAAGGTAGCCGCCATGATAGAAGCGTCAAAAGAAGAAACAGCGGCCAGCACTCAGTCTGCCTCAGCACCCGCCAGCGGACCACTGGCAGATGAACCTATTGCTGATGAAATCGGCTTCGACGACTTTATCAAAGTGGATTTACGCGTTGCCAAAATCATTAGCGCCGCCCATGTGGATGGTGCCGACAAACTGCTGCAACTCACTCTGGATCTTGGCGGTGAAACCCGCAATGTCTTCTCGGGGATCAAATCCAGCTATCAACCGGAAGACCTGGAAGGACGACTGACCGTTATGGTCGCCAACCTCGCGCCGCGAAAAATGCGCTTTGGCATGTCCGAAGGTATGGTACTGGCGGCAGGTGATGACGAAGGTATTTATCTGTTGTCGCCCGATAGTGGTGCGGAACCCGGGCAACGGGTGACTTAG
- a CDS encoding cation:proton antiporter, protein MDYIWIAVAFVFGFFAKQITLPPLIGYLAAGFGLHALGVQPDDSLQTLSDLGITLLLFTIGLKLNIRSLFKTEIWAGASGHMAAIVLLTTVNSLVFGYLGFKYFVDLNWQSAALIGFAVSFSSTVCAIKILEERGELRARHGQVAIGILVIQDIAAVIFVTLASGKAPSAWALVLLALPLLRPVLDRVLIHCGHGEILTLAGFFLALSFGELFELVGLKAHLGALVIGVLLSGHEKAVELSKSLLSFKDIFLIGFFLSIGFTALPTVDMLGVALIMAIALPIKAGMFFVWTTRLKLRSRTAFLSAVSLANYSEFGLIVCSVSVGYGLLAKEWLVIMALAVSLSFVFSGIINANAHRLYSRLNSYIKHFEHPERLPEDPFPDVGNASVLVVGMGRVGSGAYDALHGHLQKNVCGIDVDKERIEEQRQAGRRVIVGDAEDPDFWASINLESIRLIIFSMPNYLDSIEAAKLLRQVGYQGKTASIAKYKDQKALLLEAGIDEVFNYFSEVGAGLAEQSIHLVNS, encoded by the coding sequence ATGGATTATATTTGGATTGCAGTTGCCTTTGTCTTCGGGTTTTTCGCTAAACAGATAACGTTACCACCTCTCATCGGCTACCTGGCAGCTGGATTTGGTCTTCATGCTCTTGGCGTTCAGCCTGATGACTCACTCCAGACTTTGTCCGATCTTGGCATTACCTTATTGCTCTTCACCATTGGTCTGAAGCTGAATATCCGCAGTTTGTTCAAAACGGAAATATGGGCCGGTGCTTCCGGTCATATGGCTGCCATCGTGTTATTAACCACGGTTAACAGTCTTGTGTTTGGCTATTTAGGGTTCAAGTACTTTGTTGACCTGAACTGGCAATCTGCGGCTTTAATCGGTTTTGCTGTGAGTTTCAGTAGTACTGTCTGCGCGATAAAAATTCTTGAAGAACGGGGTGAGTTGCGTGCGCGCCATGGACAAGTAGCCATTGGTATTCTTGTGATTCAGGATATTGCTGCAGTTATCTTTGTCACACTCGCTTCAGGCAAAGCACCATCAGCGTGGGCGCTTGTTTTGCTCGCTTTACCACTGTTGCGCCCGGTACTCGACAGAGTACTTATTCACTGCGGTCACGGTGAAATACTGACGTTGGCAGGCTTTTTCCTGGCTCTTTCATTTGGAGAGTTGTTTGAATTAGTCGGTTTAAAGGCACACTTGGGGGCGTTGGTGATCGGTGTGCTATTGAGCGGACACGAGAAAGCTGTAGAACTGTCAAAGTCTCTGCTCAGTTTTAAAGATATTTTCCTGATCGGCTTTTTCCTTTCCATTGGGTTTACGGCACTGCCAACGGTCGACATGCTCGGCGTCGCTTTGATTATGGCAATAGCGTTACCCATTAAGGCCGGTATGTTCTTTGTCTGGACAACGCGCCTGAAACTGCGAAGCCGCACCGCATTCCTGAGTGCTGTGAGCCTTGCAAATTACAGTGAATTCGGCCTGATCGTGTGCTCGGTCAGTGTCGGATACGGCCTGTTAGCCAAGGAGTGGCTGGTTATCATGGCGCTTGCTGTTTCCCTGTCGTTTGTATTTTCCGGCATTATTAATGCCAATGCCCACAGATTATACTCACGTCTGAACAGCTACATTAAGCATTTTGAACACCCTGAACGTTTGCCTGAAGACCCTTTTCCGGATGTTGGCAACGCCAGTGTTCTGGTCGTGGGTATGGGGCGTGTGGGCTCAGGTGCTTATGATGCCCTTCATGGGCATCTGCAAAAGAATGTATGTGGCATTGATGTTGACAAAGAGCGAATAGAGGAGCAGCGACAGGCTGGCCGTCGTGTCATTGTGGGCGATGCAGAAGACCCTGATTTCTGGGCAAGTATTAATCTCGAATCTATACGGTTGATTATCTTTTCAATGCCAAATTACCTTGATAGCATCGAGGCGGCAAAGCTGCTCCGTCAGGTTGGCTATCAGGGAAAAACGGCCAGCATAGCCAAGTATAAAGACCAAAAGGCCTTGCTGTTAGAAGCCGGTATTGATGAGGTGTTTAATTACTTCTCTGAAGTAGGTGCCGGACTTGCCGAGCAAAGTATCCACCTTGTTAACAGTTAA
- a CDS encoding DUF748 domain-containing protein translates to MNLLFKRVSIGIGIIVVIIFAVMALAALLLPSVLPELIKNKAEERDILFTVEEVNIHWFKGVVEVNDIALGQMKNKQPQAKIAEVVIDVDMRSLLSGELAIENFRVDEASLPIAIKDGKFYLAGINPLSLTSAQPQSETTKGGTDKPLVWRLERARLNNIAAQLDLNGHQIPLNLDELNTGAIDSRQLHKGTPINLLLMAHEAELDLAIQVATLGDRFKINGAVSLHDFKIERWLPTAAAADITLPSSIKEAKGDIRLKTNMNISLNDSIPDIVLNNISVALSEVKLPALSEYLSVIIDADITTEEIQYRVNQLSLAGLTLNSKNIHLTESSTEPAADIRFSELTLTTDRFYLHQPEHGTHLILQTKLGEYGSLNINGRFSASNEPDKSRTLNTKGTVKVDQLDLVPFSGYAKRYLGRHIDSGALNLDIDTQIEADNINASVRIEAHQLYLGGEYHTTDSSILDELGMPLNTALSLLRDSDETITLTLPLKGDMDNPQLKIGSIVNKALLNATKSVLITQLGPLAVISAASKTLDFADSLKLKPILFAAASAEVGSTEQEKLDALKNLLIKRPSLKVTICGYAVTTDIMGREAQPQPEQLNEAQTREQALTLARQRGEIVKQTLVKEGVESKQLIACAGKIDKTANALPRVALSF, encoded by the coding sequence GTGAATTTACTGTTTAAACGCGTAAGCATTGGTATCGGTATCATTGTCGTCATTATTTTTGCTGTAATGGCGCTTGCTGCTCTGCTGCTTCCTTCTGTTTTACCTGAATTGATAAAGAATAAGGCTGAAGAACGGGATATTTTATTCACTGTTGAAGAGGTGAATATCCATTGGTTTAAAGGGGTTGTTGAGGTTAATGACATTGCATTGGGGCAGATGAAAAATAAGCAGCCGCAAGCAAAAATCGCCGAAGTGGTTATTGATGTCGATATGCGTTCACTGTTATCGGGTGAATTGGCTATTGAAAATTTCCGCGTGGATGAGGCCAGCCTCCCCATAGCCATAAAGGACGGCAAGTTTTACCTGGCGGGAATCAACCCGCTCTCTCTTACATCAGCGCAGCCCCAAAGCGAAACAACAAAAGGGGGCACCGACAAACCACTGGTGTGGCGCCTTGAACGCGCAAGACTGAATAATATTGCGGCACAACTGGACCTTAACGGCCATCAGATACCACTGAATCTGGATGAGTTGAATACAGGTGCGATTGATTCTCGCCAGTTGCACAAGGGCACACCGATAAATTTGCTGCTGATGGCGCATGAGGCGGAGCTGGATTTAGCGATTCAGGTAGCAACGCTCGGTGACAGATTCAAAATTAATGGTGCCGTTTCGCTGCACGATTTCAAAATTGAACGATGGCTGCCCACGGCCGCCGCCGCAGACATCACCTTGCCCTCATCCATCAAAGAAGCCAAAGGCGATATCCGGCTTAAAACGAATATGAATATTAGCCTTAATGACAGCATCCCCGACATCGTCCTGAATAACATATCCGTAGCCCTGTCTGAAGTGAAGCTGCCCGCGCTTTCTGAATATTTGTCAGTCATTATTGATGCTGACATTACCACTGAGGAAATACAGTATCGTGTCAATCAGCTGTCGTTAGCGGGTTTAACGCTGAACTCAAAAAACATCCACCTTACCGAAAGCTCCACTGAGCCAGCCGCAGACATTAGGTTTTCCGAGTTAACCCTGACTACAGATCGTTTCTACTTGCATCAACCAGAACACGGCACCCACTTGATACTGCAAACCAAGCTCGGAGAATACGGCTCCCTGAATATCAATGGCCGTTTTTCAGCCAGTAACGAACCGGATAAATCAAGAACCCTGAACACCAAAGGCACCGTAAAAGTCGATCAACTCGATTTGGTGCCCTTTAGCGGCTATGCCAAACGTTATCTTGGCCGCCATATCGATAGCGGTGCCCTGAATCTTGATATCGACACTCAGATTGAGGCCGATAACATAAACGCTTCTGTAAGAATCGAAGCCCACCAATTGTATCTGGGAGGGGAATATCACACCACAGACAGCTCGATACTGGACGAGCTGGGCATGCCTCTGAATACTGCACTGAGCCTGTTAAGGGACAGTGATGAAACCATTACCCTTACACTGCCTCTAAAAGGTGACATGGATAACCCTCAACTCAAGATCGGCAGTATCGTCAATAAAGCCCTGTTAAACGCGACCAAGAGCGTATTGATAACCCAGCTTGGCCCTCTGGCTGTGATATCCGCTGCTTCGAAAACACTCGATTTTGCCGACAGCCTGAAGTTAAAACCCATACTGTTTGCAGCCGCATCTGCCGAAGTTGGCAGCACGGAACAGGAAAAACTCGATGCCCTGAAAAACCTGCTCATAAAACGCCCGTCATTAAAAGTGACCATTTGCGGTTATGCTGTAACTACGGACATCATGGGCCGAGAAGCCCAGCCTCAACCAGAGCAATTAAACGAAGCGCAAACACGGGAACAGGCGCTGACCCTGGCCCGGCAACGCGGTGAAATCGTTAAACAAACACTGGTAAAAGAAGGTGTTGAATCAAAACAACTGATTGCCTGCGCAGGCAAGATCGATAAAACAGCCAACGCGCTTCCTCGTGTAGCACTTTCGTTTTAG
- a CDS encoding fibro-slime domain-containing protein: protein MGFDKNTCPKGYIPHLDFERAISRDRGLVDKILGEDGTPKPVARFPTATVHSDWSYGLWFHDKPGFNKSRSMSLTLLETTPGSGIYAYENNNFFPIDGQLLGNQGREHNYSFTMSIHNTFIYQPGQVFEFTGDDDLWVFIDKRLVIDLGGVHAAETASVNLDTLVLTPGQKYDFDMFYAERHTSESNLKFQTSMVFELPIGGGVINTVLQEVICENLTSGQKVTIKDVGEKSTWDCSSAGLLTQAGDRVKETLTGTVK from the coding sequence GTGGGTTTTGATAAAAATACCTGTCCAAAAGGCTATATTCCACACCTGGATTTTGAACGCGCGATCAGTCGAGATCGAGGCCTGGTTGATAAGATTCTAGGCGAAGATGGCACCCCTAAACCTGTCGCCCGGTTCCCGACGGCGACGGTTCACAGTGACTGGTCATATGGTTTGTGGTTTCACGATAAACCCGGATTTAACAAATCCAGAAGTATGTCGTTAACTCTTTTGGAGACAACTCCCGGCAGTGGTATCTATGCTTATGAAAATAATAATTTTTTTCCGATTGATGGCCAGTTGTTAGGTAATCAGGGGCGCGAGCATAATTATTCGTTCACCATGTCTATACATAACACCTTTATATATCAGCCCGGGCAGGTATTCGAATTTACGGGCGACGATGATCTCTGGGTGTTTATTGATAAGCGTTTAGTGATTGATTTGGGTGGGGTGCATGCAGCTGAGACCGCCTCGGTTAACCTGGATACGCTGGTTTTAACACCAGGTCAGAAATATGATTTTGATATGTTTTACGCTGAAAGGCATACATCGGAATCCAACCTCAAATTCCAGACATCCATGGTTTTTGAATTACCAATTGGTGGTGGTGTCATCAATACGGTTTTACAAGAAGTGATTTGCGAGAACCTGACTTCGGGACAAAAAGTGACGATTAAAGATGTGGGTGAAAAAAGCACCTGGGATTGCAGTAGCGCAGGGCTGCTTACACAAGCAGGTGATCGGGTGAAAGAAACTTTGACGGGAACTGTCAAGTAA
- a CDS encoding rhomboid family intramembrane serine protease: MIFLPYKLDTSINRLPILTLLVCILCVFVYWQQYSIDKDHSKAVEKFCYDNIDKGAIAFLRKIARTESGNQCPEIFQAIRTAPNTQLKIEELSKEAIPSTLFSSNADNLKYVHNRLTELFKQYDSTVPKSLTSTLAYDPKNPSFKKMLTSTFSHADIIHLAGNLLFFYIFAASVEIIVGGFVFSIFVLVTSVGTSLAYSHSLFGIESTLPTIGLSGVVMAAMTALAVMLPTIKIRCFFWFLVYIRVFRIPALSLAAWYIGWDIYGMKQAGNDSYINYVAHVSGAIIGGVLGIFCIFFRKETLNKAIAG, encoded by the coding sequence GTGATTTTTTTACCCTATAAACTTGATACAAGCATAAACAGGCTACCAATTCTTACCCTACTGGTTTGTATTCTGTGTGTATTTGTTTACTGGCAGCAGTACTCTATAGACAAAGATCACAGCAAAGCTGTCGAAAAATTCTGCTACGACAACATAGATAAGGGCGCGATTGCTTTCCTTCGCAAAATTGCCCGAACAGAATCAGGCAATCAATGCCCGGAAATATTTCAGGCTATTCGCACAGCGCCAAACACTCAGCTAAAAATTGAAGAACTGTCAAAAGAGGCAATACCCAGCACTCTATTTTCATCAAACGCGGACAATCTCAAATATGTCCACAACCGACTGACGGAACTGTTTAAACAATACGATTCAACCGTCCCCAAAAGCCTGACCAGCACATTAGCTTACGATCCGAAAAATCCAAGTTTTAAAAAAATGCTGACTTCAACATTTTCTCACGCAGATATCATTCATTTGGCTGGCAACCTTCTATTTTTTTATATTTTTGCCGCATCAGTTGAAATTATTGTCGGAGGATTCGTTTTCTCAATATTTGTTTTAGTCACCTCTGTGGGCACCAGTCTGGCATATAGCCATTCCCTGTTTGGCATAGAGAGTACTCTGCCAACCATCGGGCTTTCAGGCGTAGTAATGGCAGCCATGACAGCACTGGCCGTCATGCTGCCAACCATTAAAATCCGGTGCTTTTTCTGGTTTCTTGTTTATATAAGGGTATTTCGAATCCCTGCACTATCCCTTGCTGCATGGTATATAGGTTGGGATATTTATGGAATGAAACAAGCAGGGAACGATTCCTACATCAATTATGTAGCCCATGTCAGCGGTGCAATTATTGGAGGTGTTTTGGGCATTTTTTGCATATTTTTTCGAAAAGAAACCCTTAACAAAGCCATCGCGGGCTAG